Part of the Solanum pennellii chromosome 10, SPENNV200 genome is shown below.
ATAACAAAATCAGCTACCACTGCTTTAACAACATCCATCTTCATCTTCAACTGAATCAACGACGAAGAAGAAGAGGGATTCAGATGTAAATCAATGCATTATATATTAGAGAAATGGAGATTAGTTAGAAATTAGAAGTATAGTAGGTAGGAATTGGGGATTATTTTTGTACAACGAATTAAGAATTGTTAATTGGAGAAGGTGTGCTCCACCAAATAAAAACTGCATACATTAAGAAAACATGTGAAATTTGGGAAATGATATTGCAAATGTGATAACATAACTTGTTTGGATAGTTGTTATACGTTATATTCATTAGAATAATACACTATTCAAACATAATGTTAATATAAgttcaacataaatttcaaatattttttcattcaactTTGAAATTAAACTCGTGAAAATGaagtttttggccaaaaacatccttcaactatACGGAAGACTTAAATTATATacttaaagtatcatttttagcagaaaacatcATTTAATTATATACCAAACTTAAGCTACATTCTTAAAGCATCATTTTTAACAGAAAACATCcttcaagtattttaaagtaaacaacttCCATCATTCTACTTGAATTTATCAGAAAACTAATCGATATATCCCACAAAAATTAAGTCGTCCCttcctaattattattcttaaataTGCCAAGAATATTATCCTGAACTTTTTCGTAATTGAGCTAAGAGAATTAtgcaaaatcttttaatttgaccgttttttcattcatttttcatataattttaattaaaaatattattagtttaaatatgtttcttctcaATTGAATATGCTACAAGCGACATTTGTTGGAGACTTCCGTTCTAATAATGTAGAATGAAACTCAAATACGagacataatcaacattttgGTCACTTTAATATTAGATTGACCCAAAAACCTATTCATTTAATTGgttaagaaaaaaagtaaaaataattaatctccaACTTCATTTCTTTACGAAAAAGGCAAATCATGTGCACTCACACCTTCCAATCATTTTTAGTTTCAATAAGCAACAGTGTCTacgatttatttttaaagaacttgtagaaagtaatgaaatttttcAGAATAGCTTTTGTTGATAGTCACGTTAACCACTCATTTTTTCATAAGTTCACTtaattttttgacaatatctaacAAAATGATAAAAGTTGTTCACTTACAAATACTTAAAGAatgttttctgctaaaaatgatactttaaggatgtagtttaagtttaGAATATAGTTGAAGAATTTTTTCtgctaaaaatgatactttaagaaTATATAGTTTATGTTTGAGGTatagttgaaggatgtttttggccaaaatctgtgaaaatacaaacataaaagttatattgtatataaGTCGAAGTATATACTTTATTCGATATAAAatctaataaattttgaattagtaaatataagattaaaaattgatttaattatataaaattaaaaatctaaagTCGCAGattcaaaatgtcaaattattAGAGGGTCGTGCAAGAGCACGTTGCTAGCAATTAGCATGTGCAAAGGATGaccatttaataaataatatttggagtattttattataatagctACTTGACTTTGCTAGTGAGATAAAAGAATAAAACTTACGAGATAAATACGAGATTATCTTTATTTCATGTTAGgtttaaaatattagttaattataaattattttattttattatttatattaaaataattatattactatcTCATATAAACAAAAGGCAAATAATTGTATGTTTATCCAATCTCATGAAGCGACTCCTAAAGGTTAGCTAGGTACTTCAGGGAAGTGAACTCCATCGGTGTATAATAAATATTACACgtctataataaaaaaaaacactatattttatttgttctaaAATAAATATCCTACGTCTATAATTTGAAACGAATAGATTttagaatttttcttttatctttcgTAAAATGATTTCTAACTATAAAGTatctaaaaacaataaaagaaatctTTCTTTTATAACTTTCATGTTAAATCAAACGATATCATACGAACTGAAACGAATTGAATAGTGAATATGAATAGGTGGGAACTGGCCTGAGAATGACTTACGTGTTGGACAAACCTTAGCTTACTATATACTTCTTTTGTTACAATCTGCGTGTCTTAGTACTTTCTTTTTAAGTCTGTTTCATAAaggatatattatttttctaattaacatttttttacataatatacttaaaattataaaactaaagAGAACTTCATTATATTCAACGTATTATTACTTTAAAAGttacaagattcaaaaatttatgtgccaacataaaatcaaacaaacaaattaaaatgcaaacgtgtatatatatatatatatatatatatatatattctaactATAAAGTATCTAAaaccaatataaaaaaaatctttctcCTATAACTTTCATGTTAAGTCAAACGATATCATACAAACTGAAACGAATTGAATAGTGAATATGAATAGGTGGTAACTGGCCCAAGAATGACTTACGTGTTGGACAAACCTTAGCTTACTATATACtttctttgtttcaatttgCTTGTCTTAGTACTTTCTTTTTAAATCTGTtccataaataatatattatttttctaattaacaattttttacataatatacttaaaattataaaactaaagAGAACTTCATTATATTCAACGTATTATTACTTTAAAAGttacaagattcaaaaatttatgtgccaacacaaaatcaaacaaacaaattaaaataaaagacatgtatatatatataNNNNNNNNNNNNNNNNNNNNNNNNNNNNNNNNNNNNNNNNNNNNNNNNNNNNNNNNNNNNNNNNNNNNNNNNNNNNNNNNNNNNNNNNNNNNNNNNNNNNNNNNNNNNNNNNNNNNNNNNNNNNNNNNNNNNNNNNNNNNNNNNNNNNNNNNNNNNNNNNNNNNNNNNNNNNNNNNNNNNNNNNNNNNNNNNNNNNNNNNNNNNNNNNNNNNNNNNNNNNNNNNNNNNNNNNNNNNNNNNNNNNNNNNNNNNNNNNNNNNNNNNNNNNNNNNNNNNNNNNNNNNNNNNNNNNNNNNNNNNNNNNNNNNNNNNNNNNNNNNNNNNNNNNNNNNNNNNNNNNNNNNNNNNNNNNNNNNNNNNNNNNNNNNNNNNNNNNNNNNNNNNNNNNNNNNNNNNNNNNNNNNNNNNNNNNNNNNNNNNNNNNNNNNNNNNNNNNNNNNNNNNNNNNNNNNNNNNNNNNNNNNNNNNNNNNNNNNNNNNNNNNNNNNNNNNNNNNNNNNNNNNNNNNNNNNNNNNNNNNNNNNNNNNNNNNNNNNNNNNNNNNNNNNNNNNNNNNNNNNNNNNNNNNNNNNNNNNNNNNNNNNNNNNNNNNNNNNNNNNNNNNNNNNNNNNNNNNNNNNNNNNNNNNNNNNNNNNNNNNNNNNNNNNNNNNNNNNNNNNNNNNNNNNNNNNNNNNNNNNNNNNNNNNNNNNNNNNNNNNNNNNNNNNNNNNNNNNNNNNNNNNNNNNNNNNNNNNNNNNNNNNNNNNNNNNNNNNNNNNNNNNNNNNNNNNNNNNNNNNNNNNNNNNNNNNNNNNNNNNNNNNNNNNNNNNNNNNNNNNNNNNNNNNNNNNNNNNNNNNNNNNNNNNNNNNNNNNNNNNNNNNNNNNNNNNNNNNNNNNNNNNNNNNNNNNNNNNNNNNNNNNNNNNNNNNNNNNNNNNNNNNNNNNNNNNNNNNNNNNNNNNNNNNNNNNNNNNNNNNNNNNNNNNNNNNNNNNNNNNNNNNNNNNNNNNNNNNNNNNNNNNNNNNNNNNNNNNNNNNNNNNNNNNNNNNNNNNNNNNNNNNNNNNNNNNNNNNNNNNNNNNNNNNNNNNNNNNNNNNNNNNNNNNNNNNNNNNNNNNNNNNNNNNNNNNNNNNNNNNNNNNNNNNNNNNNNNNNNNNNNNNNNNNNNNNNNNNNNNNNNNNNNNNNNNNNNNNNNNNNNNNNNNNNNNNNNNNNNNNNNNNNNNNNNNNNNNNNNNNNNNNNNNNNNNNNNNNNNNNNNNNNNNNNNNNNNNNNNNNNNNNNNNNNNNNNNNNNNNNNNNNNNNNNNNNNNNNNNNNNNNNNNNNNNNNNNNNNNNNNNNNNNNNNNNNNNNNNNNNNNNNNNNNNNNNNNNNNNNNNNNNNNNNNNNNNNNNNNNNNNNNNNNNNNNNNNNNNNNNNNNNNNNNNNNNNNNNNNNNNNNNNNNNNNNNNNNNNNNNNNNNNNNNNNNNNNNNNNNNNNNNNNNNNNNNNNNNNNNNNNNNNNNNNNNNNNNNNNNNNNNNNNNNNNNNNNNNNNNNNNNNNNNNNNNNNNNNNNNNNNNNNNNNNNNNNNNNNNNNNNNNNNNNNNNNNNNNNNNNNNNNNNNNNNNNNNNNNNNNNNNNNNNNNNNNNNNNNNNNNNNNNNNNNNNNNNNNNNNNNNNNNNNNNNNNNNNNNNNNNNNNNNNNNNNNNNNNNNNNNNNNNNNNNNNNNNNNNNNNNNNNNNNNNNNNNNNNNNNNNNNNNNNNNNNNNNNNNNNNNNNNNNNNNNNNNNNNNNNNNNNNNNNNNNNNNNNNNNNNNNNNNNNNNNNNNNNNNNNNNNNNNNNNNNNNNNNNNNNNNNNNNNNNNNNNNNNNNNNNNNNNNNNNNNNNNNNNNNNNNNNNNNNNNNNNNNNNNNNNNNNNNNNNNNNNNNNNNNNNNNNNNNNNNNNNNNNNNNNNNNNNNNNNNNNNNNNNNNNNNNNNNNNNNNNNNNNNNNNNNNNNNNNNNNNNNNNNNNNNNNNNNNNNNNNNNNNNNNNNNNNNNNNNNNNNNNNNNNNNNNNNNNNNNNNNNNNNNTAATTTCATTAATTCCCTACTGAtgtattaaattacaaaaatcccttTTTTATCCCAAATGatactaattaaattttatacattaaatttcatgtccaacacataaaaagatactcaaattcacaatttaaattagatacttaaatttttatatacttatcaatatttcatataaatatgataCTTAAATAACAGATGTATGACAGTATGATACACATATACTATTATTTGATAccttaatatatatgaaatataagtaaaaataaaacaaagaatcattctatcatgatcaccaaaaaatgatacttaataaaattaattgaacatactaacaaatatattcaaaaatcatgataagaTTAAAACGATACTTAATACAATTCATCTTATACTAACATATAAAAAACAGGTTAACATGATACTTACAAAATACTAAttgaaactatatatataaacgaaatattaaatttaaaatatatttctttgataCATTAAATTTCATGGCCAACACATGAaaagatactcaaattcacaatttaaattagatacttaattttttatacacatatactattatttgataccttaatatatacgaaatataagtaaaaatgaaacaaagaaTCATTCTATCACGTGATACTTACAAAATACTATTTGAATCTATATATAaacgaaaaattaaatttaaataagtttctttgatacattaaatttcatgtccaacaaataaaaagatactcaaattcagaatttaaatttgatactTAAATTTTAGTTACAATATATCATCTCAGCGGAGCTCCGGCGACAAATACTTATCAAAGGGCATCGTTATTATATATCCGGAAAAAATCGTTTATTAATATATCCCCTTCACATGGTACTATTATTGttgctatttttattttttcatggaGTTGATTTGCCCAAATTCCTGGGAGTGAAATTAGTCACAAGATTAACTTAAATCAAGTGAAGGGAAATCAGTTACCCTTGATTTTAGCTATAATAgttacagaaaaaaaaatattctgtcatttatatttaagtatcatttctattttataaagtatccgaaattcttaaaaataagggatttttggtaaatattgatattataggGATAGAATGTAATTTATCATTTACGGTATGTCATTTGCctaatttttacttaattttatcattttctcaAGCCCAACAATCTCAATCCAAGTCCATCAAAgttcattttagtctttataTACTACTgtacttcacataaaaaataGTGATACATTCTAATATTGTTTAATTGCTTGACTGAACCGACATTAATTTTTCTGTAGATTGTTCATGTAATTTGTGTCTGTGTTTATCGAGATTCGTACGtactcaaaaaaattattactttcaaaCCGAGTAGACCATAAAAATTGAATCACACCGAACCAAACAGACAATAACCAAATCGatggttattttttttgtttaattttagtttgattttataaattttaaaaaccaattaaattgatttgattttgattttaatcgATAACCAATTCAAATCGAACCACGAACACAAATATATACGATGAATTGGCCACCGACTTGCAAATCCCCATAACTTTGCACCATCTGTTTCAGGTGATGTGATCCATTATGGGCGCCTACAAACTCGTTTAATATCCAATAACACCCTACTGCATTTGACTTCAATTTAAGATATTTAAGCCATCAATTTAACAAGACGTGTCCTTTCATCTTTCTCAAAAAGGACCACTCATCAAGGAGTTTAATATCTCAAATTCGAATAATAAAATCAATCACTTATGATTGAATCAGTGTGTCTGGCCTTTCCTTTGAATAACGTAAACGCCAAGATATTTTATGCATTAAACTGATGATACTAATCGAGTTATGAATAAATGGTTACGGAGAGCTTTATATAAAATACGAATTTAAAAGGTGATAGTAATAATTATATCAAGATAAACTgtctatattatatttttttttaatataatatgataaccTTAAGTAAAAACGAGATGCTATATGTAAAGCATGATATGGTAATGAGAAAATAGAGTAAAAACAGCAACAACCTTTTATGTGAAGAGATTCTGTTTCCACCTTCACTTATACTCAATTTCCTCTTATTTCTTGTTTCTTTAATACACTTTTCAAATTTATCATCATTTCAGTTCTTTTCTCAAAATTcctattcttttttctttcttctctttgctcaaaataacattttttttgcaTCAATAAGTCAATTGAATTTCCAAGATTCTGCTTACCATCAACCAAACTTATCatccttttcaaaaaaaaatctttcttttattgaaaagaTTGAAACTTTCCACTCTGAGAACAAATTCAGTAAAACatcctatcattttttttctctctcactTTGTTCAAAATaccattttttttcaacaataaGTCACTTGTATTTCCAAGATTCTTCTTACCCATCACTCAaaatccattttttttcaataaaaaatctttcttttaggcaaaagattgaatctttttcTTGTGAGGATATTGACAAACATGTTGAAACATGGGTTTTTAGTAGTATTAGCTTTTATGGGGTATTGGATTGATCATAATATATGTGTTGAAGGCTTTGGAGTCAATTGGGGAACAATGGCCACACACATGTTGGAACCTAAAATACTTGTGCAAATGTTGAGGGACAATGGTATTAAGAAAGTGAAGTTGTTTGATGCAGATAAATCCACTATGGATGCACTTGCAGGTACTAGTCTAGTACAAGTTTGTTAACGAGTTCGATAAAATccaatatctttattttattcagTATTTATAAACTCAAAAGATTCTGGCTCTGTCACTGTCTGTAGGTACTGATATTGAAGTTATGGTTGCGATTCCCAATGATCAACTTCTTACTATGACTGATATTGATCGAGCTAAAGATTGGGTCAGACGTAATGTTACTCGTTACAATTTCAAAAATGGTGTCAACATCAAGTAAAAATTTACATCTTTTCTTACTCCTTTCATTTCACATTCTGGTTTGCTCGAGTCAGTTTGTGTAGTTTTCACTATTCTATCGACTATTAACTTCATTAACTACTAGGCTACACCgataaataacattttccccttCAATTTTACTTACATGATTGCAATTATATATCCTTCAAGTCAACTTACTTCATCTTTTTTAGCTTGGAACCCTGTTTTTAATGCTATGTTTATGAACTATCTGATTAAgtgatttattttgatattgtaACTTTGTTCTTGTTCTACGCTTCTATCATGTGATCTATGCTGACGATTTATTTAGATTCATCGATTCAGAATGAACGTGATCTTATTACTTCTTTTTCACTCTCCATGTGCTGTGTTCCAGCTTGCTTAGTGTTCAAAAAGTAAATGCAAGACATGTGGATCTGTGCATAGAGTTGgagtcttttttttatttggtccAGCACTTTATGAGTCCAATGGTCCAATTTGCCTTAAATATTGTGTCTTCAGTTTAAACCCCACTCGTGGAATTACACtgagtatgttattgttgttgtgtcGTTAGTTAAGAAAATGTATTAAAGAAGCACAGTCATTATTTGCAAGTTGAAGTATGGCCATCACTATTTGCATATGCTGAACTTCCATATTCGAAATACTTGCATATGCTGATTCGAGTGAAATCATAGTTTTCGTTCAACTTATTTTAAGTGAAATTCATGTCCAAATACTCGTTTTTTCAACTTCAACCAAGTATTGTCCGAACGCCTTTCTGAGTCTGGTGCATTTTACTCTGTCTGCAGATATGTTGCAGTTGGTAATGAGCCTTTCTTGACATCTTACAACAACTCCTTTGTGAACCTAACCTTCCCAGCTCTACAAAACATCCAAAATGCACTAAACGAAGCCGGAGTTGGAGACTCCATAAAAGCAACTGTACCGCTAAATGCTGATGTCTATTTCTCACCAGAGTCTAATCCTGTACCTTCTGCTGGTAGATTCCGAACCGATATTGCTGAACTAATGACACAGATTGTTGAATTCATGAGCAAGAATCAAGCACCCTTTACAGTAAACATTTACCCTTTTCTAAGTCTTTATGCCAATGAACATTTCCCAATGGACTTTGCTTTCTTTGATGGTACTCCCAACCCTGTTCTCGATAACGGGGTTGAGTACACCAATGTATTCGACGCCAACTTTGATACCCTGTACTCAGCCTTAAAAGCAGTTGGTTATGGGCACATGGCCATCCTAGTCGGAGAAGTCGGTTGGCCTACGGATGGGGACAAGAATGCTAACTTAAACAACGCTTATCGGTTCTATAAAGGACTATTTGCAAAACTAGCATCCAACAGAGGTAGGTTATTTCTCTCAATATGTTATAGGCGCAA
Proteins encoded:
- the LOC107032438 gene encoding glucan endo-1,3-beta-glucosidase 8-like, whose product is MLKHGFLVVLAFMGYWIDHNICVEGFGVNWGTMATHMLEPKILVQMLRDNGIKKVKLFDADKSTMDALAGTDIEVMVAIPNDQLLTMTDIDRAKDWVRRNVTRYNFKNGVNIKYVAVGNEPFLTSYNNSFVNLTFPALQNIQNALNEAGVGDSIKATVPLNADVYFSPESNPVPSAGRFRTDIAELMTQIVEFMSKNQAPFTVNIYPFLSLYANEHFPMDFAFFDGTPNPVLDNGVEYTNVFDANFDTLYSALKAVGYGHMAILVGEVGWPTDGDKNANLNNAYRFYKGLFAKLASNRGTPLRPGYIEVYLFGLIDEDAKSIAPGNFERHWGIFRYDGQPKFPMDISGQGQDKHLVAAKNVQYLPNRWCMLNPNAKDLSKLANNIDYACTFSDCTSLGYGSSCNNLDAIGNASYAFNMYYQVQNQLDLSCDFEGLAMVTNKNLSQGTCNFIIQTGKYSFSNKVLPGIVVLLSGFTFLLL